In one Sesamum indicum cultivar Zhongzhi No. 13 linkage group LG12, S_indicum_v1.0, whole genome shotgun sequence genomic region, the following are encoded:
- the LOC105175892 gene encoding thioredoxin O2, mitochondrial, whose product MRGASAMLRRLVSGTAPSCRSLSSISDHLILSSALAASCSSLILADVATPPLFITPAPATKFHSHLHLNHSRSFSSPPSADPSNVVSIESEEQFNDSLRKVQDESLPAIFYFTAVWCGPCRLLSPIIGQLSEKYPHVTTYKIDIDKEGLGSALSKLNIHAVPTLHFFQNGKKASEVIGADVQRLKDTMEALYK is encoded by the exons ATGAGAGGAGCGAGCGCAATGCTACGTCGTTTAGTTAGCGGTACAGCCCCCTCATGtcgctctctctcttcaaTCAGCGACCATCTCATTCTCTCCTCCGCCCTCGCCGCTTCCTGCTCCTCTCTAATCCTCGCCGACGTCGCTACCCCCCCACTTTTTATTACACCCGCCCCCGCTACCAAGTTTCACTCCCATCTCCACCTAAATCACTCCCGGAGCTTCTCCTCTCCACCCTCTGCAG ATCCATCAAACGTTGTGTCCATTGAGTCAGAAGAGCAGTTTAATGATTCACTTCGCAAGGTTCAAG ATGAATCTTTGCCTGCAATATTCTACTTCACTGCAGTTTGGTGCGGCCCCT GCAGATTGTTGTCCCCTATAATCGGGCAGCTGAGTGAGAAATACCCCCACGTGACCACATATAAAATAGACATCGATAAG GAAGGGCTAGGAAGTGCATTGAGCAAGCTAAATATCCATGCTGTG CCTACATTGCACTTCTTTCAAAATGGTAAAAAGGCGAGTGAAGTCATTGGTGCAGATGTTCAACGCCTCAAGGATACAATGGAAGCATTATACAAGTGA